A region from the Spirochaeta thermophila DSM 6192 genome encodes:
- a CDS encoding chromosome segregation SMC family protein gives MILKAVELFGFKSFGEKTRIEFREGVTAIVGPNGCGKSNIVDAIKWVLGEQSTKTLRTSSMEEVIFNGTEDRKPLNVAEVTLILSNNEGHLPLDFDEIAIRRRVYRSGESEYAINNAPVRLRDVKELFFDTGIGKSAYSIMEQGKIDQILSSRPEDRRQIFEEAAGITRYRQREVEANQKLLRTEENMVHVESVLREVEKRYHALKAQAEKVERYRALSEEIFQIEIKQSLLKYRRIEKALVRHRERLRERQEERSRLKEQIHRLNDSVEDSLDTMGSLEHDLARYQRELYGLEVKRHSLSSQMTLLSEQISEIEGKISTDRVREQHLRDRLLRIESSIVEKEKEYERILEERRHIQSQIQEWEESIAVSERQIIAFEQEIADSEGMIAELEREREHLHGELANLTEEIVKELDEGLKRSNFSAKERVTLSHALRESLDHLLARIRHRREILQDFKRLGNPDPPFEEWLEEMARTVEQARDLYAAYLATEPSFLEAFTAPEGIITKKRAIDNLLEDVTKKIQSSRERIAELQTRIREVRTRNEQRRKSLEDLRLTSTRIATQAEALRETVNALLRDKEETLSLINQIQKEVDLSNRRLDTVKASLHALEREQKALLQEEASCREKIVEIERNIKEKNFAISSHENEIKQKMGELSRLQEDVERLQVEVARYEEEIKALETYFKDQHGRTLREFLQMEVQENPGDLARVLAEKREERRRLGNVNFMAAEEFKDVKDRYEFLVSQLSDLNKAKENLTTVLQEIRRESRELFLATYEKIKVNFHQVFRRLFGGGRAELKLLDPSDPLESGIEIFAQPPGKKLEHIGLLSGGERSLTAVALLFAIYMVKPSPFCILDEIDAPLDENNIGRFVELLREFSERSQFIVITHNKKTITGADNLLGVTMEESGISKIVTIRLLGKEEPSYAEDIV, from the coding sequence ATGATACTCAAGGCGGTTGAGCTTTTCGGTTTCAAATCCTTCGGCGAGAAGACGAGAATAGAGTTCCGGGAAGGAGTGACGGCCATCGTTGGCCCAAATGGTTGTGGGAAGAGTAATATCGTGGATGCGATCAAATGGGTGTTGGGCGAACAGAGCACCAAGACCCTTCGTACCTCTTCCATGGAGGAGGTCATCTTCAATGGAACCGAGGACAGAAAACCTCTCAATGTGGCGGAAGTGACGCTCATCCTGAGCAACAACGAGGGGCATCTTCCTCTCGACTTCGATGAGATCGCCATAAGGAGGAGGGTGTATCGCTCGGGGGAGAGCGAGTATGCGATCAACAATGCTCCTGTGCGTCTCAGGGACGTGAAGGAGCTCTTTTTCGATACGGGGATAGGTAAATCCGCGTATTCCATCATGGAGCAGGGGAAGATCGACCAGATCCTCTCCTCACGTCCAGAGGATCGAAGACAGATATTCGAAGAGGCCGCGGGGATCACCAGATACCGCCAGCGGGAAGTCGAAGCGAACCAAAAACTCCTCCGGACGGAAGAGAACATGGTTCATGTGGAATCCGTACTTCGTGAAGTGGAAAAGAGATATCATGCCCTCAAGGCGCAGGCCGAAAAGGTGGAACGGTATCGTGCACTCTCGGAGGAGATCTTCCAAATCGAGATAAAACAGTCTCTTCTCAAGTATCGGCGCATAGAGAAGGCCCTCGTGCGTCACCGGGAGAGGCTCCGGGAGCGACAGGAGGAGAGAAGCAGGCTGAAAGAGCAGATACATCGCTTGAACGATTCGGTGGAGGACAGCCTTGATACCATGGGCTCGTTGGAACACGATCTCGCACGTTATCAAAGGGAACTCTATGGACTCGAGGTGAAGCGGCACAGCCTTTCCTCCCAGATGACCCTCCTCTCTGAACAGATCAGTGAGATCGAAGGAAAGATCTCCACCGACCGGGTGAGGGAGCAACACCTTCGTGATCGTCTCCTCCGTATCGAATCGAGTATTGTGGAGAAAGAGAAGGAATACGAACGCATTCTCGAGGAGCGGCGACATATCCAGAGCCAGATACAGGAATGGGAAGAGAGCATCGCCGTTTCCGAGCGTCAGATCATCGCCTTCGAGCAGGAAATCGCTGATTCTGAAGGCATGATCGCCGAGCTGGAACGGGAACGAGAACACCTCCATGGGGAGCTCGCGAATCTCACGGAAGAGATTGTGAAGGAGCTCGATGAAGGGTTGAAGAGGAGCAATTTCTCCGCAAAGGAACGAGTCACACTCTCGCACGCGCTCCGTGAGTCCCTCGATCACCTCCTTGCCAGGATCCGTCATAGACGGGAGATCCTGCAGGACTTCAAGCGGCTCGGGAATCCCGACCCCCCCTTTGAGGAATGGCTGGAGGAGATGGCCCGGACGGTGGAGCAGGCGAGAGACCTCTATGCCGCGTATCTGGCCACGGAACCTTCATTTCTCGAAGCCTTCACCGCTCCCGAGGGGATCATCACCAAGAAACGGGCTATTGATAATTTACTTGAAGATGTAACAAAAAAAATACAGTCTTCTCGGGAAAGGATAGCTGAGCTCCAGACCCGCATCCGTGAGGTCCGTACCAGAAACGAACAGCGGCGGAAATCCCTCGAGGATCTGCGATTGACGAGTACCAGGATCGCGACTCAGGCGGAAGCCCTCCGTGAGACCGTGAATGCCCTCCTGAGGGACAAGGAGGAGACGCTCTCCTTGATCAACCAGATCCAGAAGGAGGTGGATCTTTCGAACCGACGACTCGATACCGTGAAGGCTTCCCTCCATGCCCTCGAACGGGAGCAGAAGGCCCTCCTCCAGGAGGAGGCTTCCTGTAGAGAAAAGATCGTCGAGATAGAGCGTAACATCAAGGAGAAGAATTTCGCTATCTCTTCTCATGAAAATGAAATAAAACAAAAGATGGGGGAGCTTTCCCGGCTCCAGGAGGATGTGGAACGGCTCCAGGTGGAAGTCGCGCGGTATGAAGAGGAGATCAAGGCACTGGAAACGTATTTCAAAGACCAGCACGGGAGGACTCTGAGGGAATTCCTTCAGATGGAAGTGCAGGAGAATCCAGGGGATCTCGCCCGAGTGTTGGCGGAGAAGAGAGAGGAACGGAGGCGACTGGGTAACGTGAACTTCATGGCTGCGGAGGAATTCAAGGACGTGAAGGACCGCTATGAATTCCTCGTGTCCCAACTCAGCGATCTGAACAAGGCAAAGGAAAACCTCACCACTGTGCTCCAGGAGATCCGCAGGGAATCGAGGGAACTCTTTCTCGCCACGTATGAGAAGATCAAGGTGAACTTTCATCAGGTGTTCCGACGTCTGTTCGGTGGCGGGAGGGCAGAGCTCAAACTGCTTGATCCCTCCGATCCTCTCGAGTCGGGTATCGAAATCTTCGCACAGCCTCCCGGTAAAAAGCTCGAGCACATCGGGTTGCTTTCAGGGGGGGAACGATCGCTCACCGCGGTGGCGTTATTGTTCGCCATCTATATGGTGAAACCATCTCCCTTCTGTATCCTGGATGAGATAGATGCCCCTCTTGATGAGAACAATATCGGAAGGTTCGTGGAGCTCCTCAGGGAGTTCAGCGAGCGTTCCCAGTTCATCGTGATCACCCACAACAAGAAGACCATCACAGGAGCCGACAACCTTCTCGGGGTCACCATGGAAGAGTCCGGGATCTCCAAGATAGTGACCATACGACTTCTGGGGAAGGAAGAGCCCTCATATGCGGAGGATATCGTTTAA
- a CDS encoding KH domain-containing protein, translating into MEKELVAYIAKALVDNPDSVEVNLIEGEKSTILELRVDPNDVGKVIGKHGRIAKAIRTILGAAATKTGKRVILEILD; encoded by the coding sequence ATGGAAAAGGAACTCGTCGCCTACATCGCGAAGGCCCTGGTCGATAATCCGGACAGCGTCGAGGTGAACCTCATCGAAGGCGAGAAGTCCACCATCCTCGAACTCAGGGTGGATCCCAACGACGTGGGGAAGGTGATCGGCAAACACGGCCGCATCGCCAAGGCGATCCGTACCATACTGGGCGCGGCTGCCACCAAGACGGGCAAGCGGGTGATCCTCGAGATCCTCGACTGA
- the ffh gene encoding signal recognition particle protein, translating into MFDRISATFQDIVRTITGKATISPKNIEEAVEQIKYALLEADVHVRVVRRFVNQTIQEATGERVLKSVTPGQQFVKILYDKLVSFLGDERQDLALKGPDTLSIILLAGLQGSGKTTTAAKLALHLKKKGRRPLLVAADLARPAAIDQLETLGATIDVPVYTDRSLKDPRTLVKRALSHAKRQAVDTLIVDTAGRHQVDRELMDELSRLVRDLSPDETLLVADAMTGQTAVDVAKAFNEAVGITGVVLTKFDSDTRGGAALSIRTITGAPIKFIGVGEKVDDLEPFYPDRIASRILGMGDVVTLVEKARELTEAEEAEKLQEKIKKATFTLEDYLEQFQKIKKMGSLQKLAELVPGMQAALGGQEIDEKAVRREEAIILSMTPAERRNPKIIGPSRKKRIARGSGTSVYEVNRLLKNFEKTRLMMKKMLKQKGMQQSMPTSWMN; encoded by the coding sequence ATGTTTGATCGCATAAGCGCAACCTTTCAGGACATCGTCCGTACCATCACCGGCAAGGCCACCATCAGCCCGAAGAACATCGAGGAAGCGGTGGAACAGATAAAGTACGCCCTCCTCGAAGCCGACGTCCACGTCCGCGTCGTACGACGATTCGTCAACCAGACCATCCAGGAAGCCACCGGAGAACGCGTCCTCAAGTCCGTCACCCCGGGCCAGCAGTTCGTGAAGATCCTCTACGACAAGCTCGTCTCCTTCCTCGGTGACGAACGACAGGATCTCGCACTCAAAGGCCCCGACACCCTGAGCATCATCCTCCTCGCAGGCCTCCAAGGATCGGGAAAGACCACCACGGCGGCGAAACTCGCGCTCCATCTCAAGAAGAAGGGGAGGCGGCCCCTCCTGGTGGCAGCCGACCTCGCCAGGCCGGCCGCCATAGACCAGCTCGAGACCCTGGGCGCCACCATCGACGTACCCGTCTATACCGACCGGTCCCTGAAGGACCCGCGCACGCTCGTGAAGCGCGCCCTCTCGCACGCGAAGCGGCAGGCCGTCGACACCCTCATCGTGGACACCGCGGGTCGTCATCAGGTCGACCGGGAGCTCATGGATGAGCTCTCCCGCCTCGTCCGTGACCTCTCCCCCGACGAGACCCTCCTCGTGGCCGACGCCATGACCGGACAGACGGCCGTGGACGTGGCCAAGGCCTTCAACGAGGCCGTGGGCATCACCGGTGTGGTGCTCACCAAGTTCGACTCCGACACCAGGGGCGGCGCCGCCCTCTCCATACGAACCATCACCGGCGCGCCCATCAAGTTCATAGGCGTCGGCGAGAAGGTCGACGACCTCGAACCCTTCTATCCCGACCGCATCGCCTCCCGTATCCTGGGCATGGGCGACGTGGTCACCCTCGTGGAGAAGGCTCGGGAACTCACCGAGGCGGAGGAGGCCGAAAAGCTCCAGGAGAAGATCAAGAAGGCCACCTTCACGCTCGAGGACTATCTTGAACAATTCCAGAAAATCAAGAAAATGGGGAGTCTACAGAAGCTCGCCGAACTCGTCCCCGGGATGCAGGCAGCCCTCGGGGGACAGGAGATCGACGAGAAGGCCGTACGGAGGGAGGAAGCCATCATCCTGTCCATGACGCCTGCGGAACGACGCAACCCCAAGATCATAGGCCCCTCCCGTAAGAAGCGTATTGCCCGAGGGAGCGGCACCTCGGTCTACGAGGTCAACCGCCTCTTGAAAAATTTTGAAAAAACGCGTCTTATGATGAAGAAGATGCTGAAACAGAAAGGAATGCAGCAGTCCATGCCAACGTCGTGGATGAACTAG
- the rpsP gene encoding 30S ribosomal protein S16 — MVKIRLKRFGTKKRPYYRIVVAESRNPRDGRVLDEVGLYHPIEKDPEKQIVVKEEQVREWLKRGAQPSETVKRLLNKKNITVK; from the coding sequence GTGGTCAAGATCAGACTCAAGCGATTCGGTACCAAGAAGCGGCCGTACTACCGGATTGTGGTCGCCGAATCTCGGAACCCGCGCGATGGACGGGTACTCGATGAGGTGGGACTCTATCACCCCATCGAAAAGGACCCGGAGAAACAGATCGTGGTGAAAGAAGAGCAGGTCCGGGAGTGGCTGAAGAGGGGTGCGCAGCCGAGCGAAACGGTGAAGCGCCTTCTCAACAAAAAGAACATCACCGTGAAATGA